The following proteins are co-located in the Macadamia integrifolia cultivar HAES 741 chromosome 3, SCU_Mint_v3, whole genome shotgun sequence genome:
- the LOC122074501 gene encoding scarecrow-like protein 1 isoform X2: MSLVKPADPSATSYGKSQLYMLKGSSDTTRLSSQAFSSDKRKFKYGPESYCCESYNQQYFSESPGEDFLASQNEFCHPSSTDVSRFSSQAIGHPDGYQSQSSSEYYGQSPENGTLDYEDDDIRFKLKELERELLNDNDDNERFVLDQSMDIDGEWTGPIKDLLLPNSPKESSSSDSNLSSISSNKETSLLNHVSTPNSSRTPTAKQLLFECAAAISDGNMEEAAAIIAELRQRVSIQGDPAQRIAAYMVEGLAARMAASGKFLYKALKCKEPPTLDRLAAMQILFEVCPCFKFGFMAANGAIAEAFKDEERVHIIDFDVNQGSQYMTLIQAFAARPGKPPNVRITGVDDPESVQRTVGGLNIIGQRLEKLAEQFGVPFEFRAVPAKTEDVTPAMLDCRPSEALVVNFAFQLHHMPDESVSTLNQRDQLLRMVKSLNPKLVTVVEQDVNTNTAPFFPRFVEAYNYYSAVFESLDATLSRESPDRINVERQCLARDIVNIVACEGEERIERYELAGKWRARMMMAGFQSCPLSAYVNETIRKLLKQYCDRYKIKEEGGALHFGWEERILVVASAWK; this comes from the exons ATGTCTTTGGTTAAGCCTGCAGATCCATCAGCCACTTCATATGGAAAATCCCAACTCTACATGCTTAAGGGCAGCAGTGACACCACCAGATTATCTTCTCAAGCATTTAGTTCAGATAAACGGAAGTTCAAGTATGGACCTGAATCTTACTGCTGTGAGAGCTACAACCAGCAGTACTTCTCTGAATCCCCTGGTGAAGATTTTCTTGCTTCACAGAATGAGTTCTGTCATCCATCGAGCACTGATGTTTCAAGGTTTTCTTCACAAG CCATAGGACACCCTGATGGCTATCAATCTCAATCGTCATCAGAATACTACGGTCAGAGCCCTGAAAATGGAACATTAGACTATGAAGATGATGATATCAGGTTTAAACTTAAAGAACTGGAGAGGGAGCTCCTTAATGACAATGATGACAATGAAAGATTTGTTCTGGACCAGAGCATGGACATTGACGGTGAATGGACTGGCCCCATCAAGGATCTACTACTGCCCAACTCACCAAAGGAATCATCATCCTCGGACTCTAATCTTAGTAGCATCAGTAGCAACAAAGAGACATCCCTGTTGAATCATGTCTCAACCCCAAACTCATCTAGAACCCCAACAGCTAAGCAGTTGCTTTTTGAATGTGCTGCGGCGATTTCAGATGGCAACATGGAAGAAGCAGCAGCCATTATTGCTGAGCTTCGACAGAGAGTTTCCATCCAAGGAGATCCTGCACAGAGGATAGCAGCCTACATGGTTGAAGGCCTTGCAGCCCGCATGGCTGCATCTGGCAAATTCCTATACAAGGCTCTGAAATGCAAGGAGCCTCCCACTTTGGACCGCCTCGCAGCAATGCAGATCCTCTTTGAAGTTTGCCCGTGTTTCAAGTTTGGGTTCATGGCTGCCAATGGTGCAATAGCAGAGGCATTTAAAGATGAAGAAAGAGTCCATATTATAGACTTTGATGTAAACCAGGGGAGCCAGTACATGACACTGATACAAGCTTTCGCAGCTCGGCCAGGTAAGCCACCCAATGTAAGGATTACTGGAGTGGATGACCCCGAGTCAGTGCAACGTACAGTTGGTGGCCTAAATATTATTGGTCAGCGACTTGAAAAGCTTGCTGAGCAATTTGGGGTGCCATTTGAATTTCGAGCTGTACCAGCTAAAACTGAAGATGTCACCCCTGCAATGCTGGACTGCCGACCCAGTGAAGCACTTGTTGTCAACTTTGCCTTCCAGCTCCACCACATGCCTGATGAGAGTGTCTCAACGTTAAACCAGAGGGACCAACTCCTGCGCATGGTCAAGAGCTTGAATCCAAAACTTGTGACAGTGGTCGAGCAAGATGTTAACACCAACACTGCCCCATTCTTCCCAAGGTTTGTTGAGGCGTACAATTATTATTCCGCTGTTTTTGAATCACTCGACGCAACACTATCAAGGGAGAGTCCAGACAGGATAAATGTGGAAAGGCAGTGCCTTGCGCGGGACATTGTCAATATCGTGGCATGCGAAGGTGAAGAAAGAATAGAGAGGTATGAGCTTGCAGGGAAATGGAGAGCAAGGATGATGATGGCAGGATTCCAGTCGTGTCCACTGAGTGCATATGTGAATGAGACCATCCGAAAACTTCTGAAGCAGTACTGTGACAGGTACAAGATTAAGGAGGAGGGCGGGGCACTCCACTTTGGATGGGAGGAGAGAATACTGGTAGTAGCTTCAGCATGGAAATGA
- the LOC122074501 gene encoding scarecrow-like protein 1 isoform X1 → MSLVKPADPSATSYGKSQLYMLKGSSDTTRLSSQAFSSDKRKFKYGPESYCCESYNQQYFSESPGEDFLASQNEFCHPSSTDVSRFSSQGVSSYQLMTGLGSSASVQTSFDSFAAIGHPDGYQSQSSSEYYGQSPENGTLDYEDDDIRFKLKELERELLNDNDDNERFVLDQSMDIDGEWTGPIKDLLLPNSPKESSSSDSNLSSISSNKETSLLNHVSTPNSSRTPTAKQLLFECAAAISDGNMEEAAAIIAELRQRVSIQGDPAQRIAAYMVEGLAARMAASGKFLYKALKCKEPPTLDRLAAMQILFEVCPCFKFGFMAANGAIAEAFKDEERVHIIDFDVNQGSQYMTLIQAFAARPGKPPNVRITGVDDPESVQRTVGGLNIIGQRLEKLAEQFGVPFEFRAVPAKTEDVTPAMLDCRPSEALVVNFAFQLHHMPDESVSTLNQRDQLLRMVKSLNPKLVTVVEQDVNTNTAPFFPRFVEAYNYYSAVFESLDATLSRESPDRINVERQCLARDIVNIVACEGEERIERYELAGKWRARMMMAGFQSCPLSAYVNETIRKLLKQYCDRYKIKEEGGALHFGWEERILVVASAWK, encoded by the coding sequence ATGTCTTTGGTTAAGCCTGCAGATCCATCAGCCACTTCATATGGAAAATCCCAACTCTACATGCTTAAGGGCAGCAGTGACACCACCAGATTATCTTCTCAAGCATTTAGTTCAGATAAACGGAAGTTCAAGTATGGACCTGAATCTTACTGCTGTGAGAGCTACAACCAGCAGTACTTCTCTGAATCCCCTGGTGAAGATTTTCTTGCTTCACAGAATGAGTTCTGTCATCCATCGAGCACTGATGTTTCAAGGTTTTCTTCACAAGGTGTCTCATCCTATCAGCTAATGACTGGCTTAGGTTCTTCTGCTTCTGTACAGACCTCATTTGACTCTTTTGCAGCCATAGGACACCCTGATGGCTATCAATCTCAATCGTCATCAGAATACTACGGTCAGAGCCCTGAAAATGGAACATTAGACTATGAAGATGATGATATCAGGTTTAAACTTAAAGAACTGGAGAGGGAGCTCCTTAATGACAATGATGACAATGAAAGATTTGTTCTGGACCAGAGCATGGACATTGACGGTGAATGGACTGGCCCCATCAAGGATCTACTACTGCCCAACTCACCAAAGGAATCATCATCCTCGGACTCTAATCTTAGTAGCATCAGTAGCAACAAAGAGACATCCCTGTTGAATCATGTCTCAACCCCAAACTCATCTAGAACCCCAACAGCTAAGCAGTTGCTTTTTGAATGTGCTGCGGCGATTTCAGATGGCAACATGGAAGAAGCAGCAGCCATTATTGCTGAGCTTCGACAGAGAGTTTCCATCCAAGGAGATCCTGCACAGAGGATAGCAGCCTACATGGTTGAAGGCCTTGCAGCCCGCATGGCTGCATCTGGCAAATTCCTATACAAGGCTCTGAAATGCAAGGAGCCTCCCACTTTGGACCGCCTCGCAGCAATGCAGATCCTCTTTGAAGTTTGCCCGTGTTTCAAGTTTGGGTTCATGGCTGCCAATGGTGCAATAGCAGAGGCATTTAAAGATGAAGAAAGAGTCCATATTATAGACTTTGATGTAAACCAGGGGAGCCAGTACATGACACTGATACAAGCTTTCGCAGCTCGGCCAGGTAAGCCACCCAATGTAAGGATTACTGGAGTGGATGACCCCGAGTCAGTGCAACGTACAGTTGGTGGCCTAAATATTATTGGTCAGCGACTTGAAAAGCTTGCTGAGCAATTTGGGGTGCCATTTGAATTTCGAGCTGTACCAGCTAAAACTGAAGATGTCACCCCTGCAATGCTGGACTGCCGACCCAGTGAAGCACTTGTTGTCAACTTTGCCTTCCAGCTCCACCACATGCCTGATGAGAGTGTCTCAACGTTAAACCAGAGGGACCAACTCCTGCGCATGGTCAAGAGCTTGAATCCAAAACTTGTGACAGTGGTCGAGCAAGATGTTAACACCAACACTGCCCCATTCTTCCCAAGGTTTGTTGAGGCGTACAATTATTATTCCGCTGTTTTTGAATCACTCGACGCAACACTATCAAGGGAGAGTCCAGACAGGATAAATGTGGAAAGGCAGTGCCTTGCGCGGGACATTGTCAATATCGTGGCATGCGAAGGTGAAGAAAGAATAGAGAGGTATGAGCTTGCAGGGAAATGGAGAGCAAGGATGATGATGGCAGGATTCCAGTCGTGTCCACTGAGTGCATATGTGAATGAGACCATCCGAAAACTTCTGAAGCAGTACTGTGACAGGTACAAGATTAAGGAGGAGGGCGGGGCACTCCACTTTGGATGGGAGGAGAGAATACTGGTAGTAGCTTCAGCATGGAAATGA